From Malassezia restricta chromosome VIII, complete sequence, the proteins below share one genomic window:
- a CDS encoding RHO1 GDP-GTP exchange protein 1/2, which yields MPSRRRGEPPTADKRAAAFESIFGPRMPSKPPPERSASFSPPSARTAFSHAPAYPQTYVYTAVSPTSSTTDLPWQASYAPSTSAAHYVAPSAPHAYSAADTSLASSMSAVSIESPPPPTPARSAPWPTRTLSTSVATHVYPSHDRRPPTRYAPRASMESTESFDEERHRPSDLRTVPSIVSMRRQPSLASTSAPAIESAAALAQPMSPTRTSRTTAPLVRHASGRTVPSTVHPALLSQVAQALEAVLRPRFDGKEAVDRLVELTHVSDRNMVLLLGRALDAQHFLHHAAYTHRLRDSEHELYEFTHDHSHLRGSFSSTHQPTLSLLGADGGALDAACATYPTGVFTLLTGCYSPTCTRDARCYSITCPYRLERQSQLVVHPSLQHHDSHESLVDISSQLWAESVSSDVYESVSPTERKRQEVIFEIISTERAYVQDLEYLRDLWLTPLSTQHILPEARRAEFVRAVFRNLLDILAVNARLVDMLTRRQRHRSVVEHIGDMYAEVVPDFEPYVYYGAHQAAARLRLEEERAINPVFAMFVEDTERKAVSRKLPVNGFLTKPTARLARYPLLFEQMLKYTADDNMDKIILPKVIHQIKGLLSLVNDETGRSENRLQLGFLSQQLQFKPGELVDLKLGDARRELVFKSALKKRSAQSDSSEIQLYLFDHALLMVKIKVVHKNEVYKVYRRPIPLELLQVTMYEDVATSKGPRTRAVLSRSSFGHRTCLAPGVGSPPLRQDAKSGYALTFTYLGKQGYSLTLWASTLASRDKWIEHIELRQHRLRQQSCVFDLLPVAPRGAPVVVTCAVPFDGGRQVFLGFPDGVYLQDLRDRSRSPTLVLPLRHVLQMDVLEEFQILLVLAEHVVYTFTFDALDPSDPVASMRHGRRIASHTSFFRAGMCLGRTLVCVVKSGAASSTIKTLEPIDVHARAKKHPTFGKMLPSGQDTLRVFKEFYIPTESSSIHFLKSKLCIGTIKGFEIVDLETLDTQGLLDPADASLEFVQRQENLQPIAIFRIDGEFLLCYNEFAFYVNKNGWRARASWLLRWEGTPTAFALHYPYVLAFDPQFVEVRHVETGALHQVITGYQVRCLFSDTAASTLSTLSRLHHARAHKARTLSTVTAPGTPPTAPYAVASLDGYVSSTYASSPPSFVAARPPGPWTASPSPYASPSMPTPPLAYASAAAPPSHVQTPLVDSLLSSRHEILMSGDSAAFLLRPHTPAPP from the coding sequence ATGCCCTCACGAAGACGTGGTGAGCCGCCTACGGCGGATAAGCGTGCTGCGGCGTTTGAAAGCATCTTTGGGCCCCGCATGCCGTCCAAGCCCCCGCCGGAGCGCAGTGCGTCGTTCTCACCGCCCTCGGCGCGGACAGCGTTCTCTCATGCGCCTGCGTACCCCCAGACGTACGTGTACACGGCCGTCTCTCCGacgtcgtccacgacggATCTGCCGTGGCAGGCATCGTACGCTCCGTCGACGTCTGCCGCCCACTacgtggcgccgtcggcgccACATGCGTATTCGGCCGCCGACACGTCGCTCGCCTCGAGCATGAGCGCCGTGTCGATCGAgtcgccaccgcctccCACCCCTGCCAGgtcggcgccatggccgactCGGACGCTGTCGACGAGTGTGGCGACGCATGTATACCCGAGCCACGACCGCCGCCCGCCGACGCGATATGCTCCGCGTGCGTCGATGGAAAGCACCGAGTCTTTCGACGAGGAGCGCCACCGTCCCTCTGACCTGCGCACCGTACCGAGCATCGTGAGCATGAGGCGGCAGCCATCGCTcgcatcgacgtcggccCCGGCCATCGAGTctgcagcggcgctcgcaCAGCCCATGTCGCCCACGCGGacctcgcgcacgacggcgcctcTCGTGCGCCACGCCTCAGGGCGCACGGTGCCGAGCACGGTGCATCCTGCGCTCCTCTCGCAAGTCGCACAGGCCTTggaggcggtgctgcgcccACGCTTCGACGGCAAAGAAGCCGTCGACCGCCTGGTAGAGCTGACGCACGTCTCGGACCGCAACATGGTGCTGCTCCtcggccgtgcgctggatgcgcagcactTTCTGCACCACGCCGCGTACACGCACCGACTGCGCGACTCTGAGCACGAGCTGTACGAGTTTACGCACGACCACTCGCACCTGCGTGGCTCTTTCAGCTCGACGCACCAGCCGACGCTCagcctgctcggcgccgacggcggggcgctggacgcggcatgcgcgacgTACCCGACGGGCGTATTTACGCTGCTCACAGGCTGCTACAGCCCGACGTGcacgcgcgatgcgcggtGCTACAGCATCACCTGTCCGTACCGCCTGGAGCGGCAGTCGCAGCTGGTCGTGCATCcgtcgctgcagcaccACGATAGCCACGAGAGCCTCGTGGACATTTCGTCGCAGCTGTGGGCCGAGTCCGTGAGCAGCGACGTGTACGAGAGCGTGTCGCCGACGGAGCGCAAGCGGCAGGAGGTCATCTTTGAGATCATCTCGACGGAGCGCGCCTACGTCCAGGACCTCGAGTACCTGCGCGACCTGTGGCTCACGCCGCTGAGCACGCAGCACATTCTGCccgaggcgcgccgcgccgagtTCGTGCGCGCAGTGTTCCGCAACCTGCTCGACATTCTCGCCGTGAacgcgcggctcgtcgacatgctgacgcgccggcagcggcaccgcTCCGTGGTCGAGCACATCGGCGACATGTACGCGGAGGTCGTGCCGGACTTTGAGCCGTACGTGTACTATGGCGCGCACcaggcagcggcgcgcctgcgcctggaAGAGGAGCGCGCGATCAACCCGGTGTTTGCGATGTTCGTCGAGGACACGGAGCGCAAGGCCGTCTCGCGGAAGCTGCCGGTGAACGGCTTCCTGACCAAGCCGacggcgcgcctcgcccgATACCCGCTCCTGTTCGAGCAGATGCTCAAGTACACGGCCGACGACAACATGGACAAGATCATCCTGCCCAAGGTCATACACCAGATCAAGGGCCTGCTCAGCCTCGTGAACGACGAGACGGGCCGCAGCGAGAACCGTCTGCAGCTCGGCTTCCTgagccagcagctccagtTCAAGCCGGGCGAGCTCGTTGACTTGAAGCTCGGCGACGCGAGGCGCGAACTCGTGTTCAAGAGCGCCCTCAAGAAGCGCAGCGCGCAGTCCGACAGCTCCGAGATCCAGCTGTACCTCTTTGATCACGCGCTGCTCATGGTCAAAATCAAGGTCGTCCACAAGAACGAAGTGTACAAGGTGTACCGCCGGCCCATCCCCCTCGAGCTCCTGCAAGTCACCATGTACGAGGacgtcgcgacgagcaAAGGCccgcgcacacgcgcggtgctctcgcgctcgtcgttCGGCCACCGCACCTGCCTCGCCCCCGGCGTCGGCTCGCCGCCCCTCCGACAAGACGCCAAGTCCGGCTACGCGCTCACGTTTACGTACCTCGGCAAGCAGGGCTACTCGCTCACGCTGTGGGCCAGCACGCTCGCCAGCCGCGACAAGTGGATCGAGCACAttgagctgcgccagcaccgcctgcgccagcagaGCTGCGTCTTTGACCTGCTCCctgtggcgccgcgcggcgcgcccgtcgtcgtcacctGCGCGGTGCCGTTCGACGGCGGGCGCCAGGTGTTCCTCGGCTTCCCCGACGGCGTGTACCTGCAGGACCTGCGTGATCGCAgccgctcgccgacgctcgtgctccccctgcgccacgtcctgcaGATGGACGTGCTCGAGGAGTTCCAGATCCTCCtcgtgctcgccgagcaCGTCGTGTACACATTCACcttcgatgcgctcgatccaAGCGATCCCgtcgcctcgatgcgccacggccgccgcaTCGCGAGCCACACGTCCTTTTTCCGCGCAGGCATGTGCCTCGGACGCACGCTCGTGTGCGTCGTCAAGTCCGGCGCGGCCTCCTCGACCAtcaagacgctcgagcccatcgacgtgcacgcccGTGCCAAAAAGCACCCGACGTTCGGCAAGATGCTGCCCAGCGGACaggacacgctgcgtgtgtTCAAGGAATTCTACATCCCCACCGAGTCCAGCTCGATCCACTTCCTCAAGTCCAAGCTGTGCATCGGCACCATCAAGGGGTTCGAGATCGTCGACCTCGAAACCCTCGATACCCAGGGCCTCCTGGACCCCGccgacgcgtcgctcgagttcgtgcagcgccaggAAAACCTCCAGCCTATCGCCATCTTccgcatcgacggcgaGTTCCTCCTCTGCTACAACGAGTTCGCCTTCTACGTCAACAAGAATGGCTGGCGCGCCAGGGCCTCGTGGCTCCTCCGCTGGGAAGGCACGCCCACCGCCTTCGCCCTGCACTACCCCTACGTCCTCGCCTTCGATCCCCAGTTCGTCGAGgtgcgccacgtcgagACGGGCGCCCTGCACCAGGTCATCACCGGCTACCAGGTACGCTGCCTCTTCTCCGACACGGCCGCCTCGACCCTCTCGACCCTGTCCCGCCTGCATCATGCACGCGCCCACAAGGCCCGCACGCTCTCCACCGTGACAGCGCCGGGCACACCACCCACCGCGCCGTACGCCGTCGCATCGCTCGATGGATATGTGTCCTCGACGTATGCGAGCTCACCGCCCTCGTTCGTCGCGGCTCGCCCGCCTGGCCCGTGGACAGCCTCGCCCAGCCCCTACGCATCGCCCTCGATGCCCACCCCGCCACTCGCGTATGCGTcagccgccgcgccgccctccCATGTACAGACGCCCCTCGTCGACTCGCTCCTATCGAGCCGGCACGAGATCCTCATGTCCGGCGACTCGGCTGCCTTCCTCCTCCGGCCCCATACCCCCGCGCCGCCATAG
- a CDS encoding calcium permeable stress-gated cation channel, producing MASRLSARDAADEILRDLKSNVSGHLTVSAVGLFMAIAFGAGLVTLCVFLVCRRRHRTLYAPKSYAISIKSLITMRSSHGGFFKTVLRLRDEDLLRMTGTDAVVFLEFLRLTARILTAVALPLCVILIPIDITYKQDLSTDDDVPDTLMYLTMGYVQGPRLWAHVILSYGVTISGLVMIYMSYRKVIRLRQAYLASSEYQTSYFSRALMATDLAPEIQDDASLRAALMAEGIVYPLCEVQLGHGMHNLPDLLARHTAAVHKLERYLDKALRSHKRPLIRLAWTAPKMDAIAHYAGVVESLEQDIATARSERSEGAPQSYGFASLAMPAYAHATAKMLTKKPSRRVKIRLAVSPCDILWQNLMKDPASRRRSRHWARVLLLLLFLFNIVPLLAVSLISNLNAFSRISQTLSDWQTNRPLSFALCTGVLPPLISFANSLLLPMCMRRIAMYRGVRTRQSRDRSLTNQYFTFLFTTQFVIFSLIGVVLDLVIMIMAAFRHKDKPSRALSDMAREMLNQVSKRFQFQSAYWMTWLCLRGFLFLLELAQIRRLGFLMVDRYLFSHNPRDLHEYTKAPSFSYWKGYAEMLFLVAIGLIYAPLAPLVAAVAAGVLWIAVFVYKNQLYYVYATKSETGGRLWSSVVTSLLAMMTVMEVIVALAIGLLQNWIKAVICLPPIVLVVLFGWYCRAKLEPLFLWYNPSPMDLARARVHVPRSDRARLARQFGNVFLHCPLEQPIVDVKLMGRVHEFYDGPVMPSHHVVEPVIPYETSPMASVDSLPVDEEGLASDVEWKDEEEGTWDGESKEEEAYPMKTRVPPSKAEFDDIMEMYAEHV from the coding sequence ATGGCATCCCGGTTGAGCGCCAGGGATGCCGCTGACGAGATTCTGCGCGACTTGAAGAGCAACGTGTCAGGTCACCTCACCGTGTCAGCGGTGGGTCTGTTCATGGCTATCGCCTTCGGTGCAGGCCTGGTGACGTTGTGTGTCTTCCTcgtgtgccgccgtcgtcacAGGACGCTGTATGCACCCAAGTCGTATGCGATCTCGATCAAGTCTCTCATTACGATGAGGTCATCGCATGGGGGCTTTTTCAAGACGGTGCTGCGTCTGCGGGATGAGGACCTCTTGCGCATGACGGGGAcggacgccgtcgtctTTCTCGAGTTCCTGCGTCTGACCGCACGGATCCTGACGGCCGtcgcgctgccgctgtgcgtgaTTCTGATCCCCATCGATATCACGTACAAGCAAGACCTGTCCACGGACGATGATGTGCCGGACACACTCATGTACCTCACGATGGGGTACGTCCAAGGTCCGAGGCTGTGGGCTCATGTGATTCTGAGCTACGGCGTCACGATCAGTGGCCTCGTGATGATCTACATGTCGTACCGAAAAGTCATtcgcctgcgccaggcgtACTTGGCGTCCAGCGAGTACCAGACCAGCTACTTCTCGCGCGCGCTCATGGCCACAGACCTGGCGCCCGAGATCCAAGACGACGCATCGCTGCGTGCGGCCCTCATGGCCGAAGGCATCGTGTACCCGCTGTGCGAGGTGCAACTGGGCCACGGTATGCACAACTTGCCTGAtctgctcgcgcgccatACGGCGGCCGTCCATAAGCTTGAGCGGTACCTCGACAAGGCACTGCGCTCCCACAAACGACCGCTGATCCGCCTGGCGTGGACAGCGCCGAAAATGGATGCGATCGCGCACTAtgctggcgtcgtcgagTCGCTGGAGCAGGATATCGCCACGGCACGCTCAGAGCGGTCGGAAGGCGCGCCACAGTCGTACGGGttcgcgtcgctcgccaTGCCAGCGTATGCACACGCGACAGCCAAGATGCTGACGAAAAAGCCGTCGCGACGTGTCAAGATTCGACTCGCCGTCTCGCCGTGCGATATCCTGTGGCAAAATCTGATGAAGGACCCGGCATCGCGACGGCGATCGCGGCACTGGGCACGGGTgctcttgctgctgctgtttCTTTTCAACattgtgccgctgctcgcCGTGTCTCTGATTTCGAACTTGAATGCGTTCTCGCGCATTTCCCAGACGCTCTCTGATTGGCAAACGAACCGCCCCCTGTCGTTCGCGCTGTGCACGGGTGTACTGCCGCCGCTCATTTCGTTTGCCAACTCGCTGTTACTGCCGATgtgcatgcggcgcatcgccaTGTACCGTGGCGTGCGTACGCGGCAATCGCGCGATAGATCGCTCACGAATCAGTACTTTACCTTCCTGTTTACGACGCAGTTTGTGATCTTCTCGCTGATCGGCGTGGTGCTAGATCTGGTTATTATGATCATGGCGGCCTTTCGCCATAAGGACAAGCCATCGAGGGCTCTCTCGGACATGGCGAGAGAGATGCTGAACCAGGTGAGCAAGCGCTTCCAGTTTCAGTCGGCGTACTGGATGACGTGGCTGTGTCTGCGTGGCTTTTTGTTTTTGCTGGAGCTCGCGCAGATTCGGCGGCTCGGGTTCCTGATGGTGGATCGGTACCTCTTCTCGCACAATCCGCGCGACCTGCACGAGTACACCAAGGCCCCGTCGTTCTCGTACTGGAAAGGGTACGCGGAAATGCTGTTTCTCGTGGCGATCGGGCTGATTTACGCGCCATTAGCGCCACTCGTCGCGGCGGTCGCGGCAGGTGTGCTTTGGATCGCCGTGTTTGTGTACAAAAACCAGCTGTACTATGTGTACGCTACCAAGTCTGAGACGGGCGGCCGGCTCTGGAGCTCGGTCGTCACGAGCCTGCTGGCCATGATGACGGTGATGGAGGTCATTGTCGCGTTGGCCATTGGGCTGCTGCAAAACTGGATCAAGGCAGTGATTTGCCTTCCGCCCAtcgtgctcgtcgtgctctTTGGGTGGTACTGCCGCGCGAAGCTCGAGCCGCTGTTCCTGTGGTACAATCCCTCGCCGATGGACTTGGCCCGTGCTcgtgtgcatgtgccgcgtTCGGATCGCGCCCGTCTCGCGCGGCAGTTTGGCAATGTGTTTTTGCACTGCCCACTCGAGCAGCCTATCGTGGATGTAAAACTCATGGGGCGCGTGCACGAGTTTTACGATGGACCTGTGATGCCGAGTCATCATGTTGTGGAGCCCGTCATACCCTACGAGACATCGCCCATGGCGTCGGTCGATTCGCTGCCTGTGGACGAGGAGGGGCTCGCTAGTGATGTCGAGTGgaaggacgaggaggagggAACCTGGGATGGGGAGTCGAAGGAGGAGGAAGCATACCCTATGAAAACAcgtgtgccgccgtcgaAGGCGGAGTTTGATGACATTATGGAAATGTATGCAGAGCATGTATAG
- a CDS encoding NAD(P)H-hydrate epimerase codes for MLLRYLGSSVAQQLDRDLMSPSGGFSIDQLMELAGLSCAEAVYRSYPPQPDRQRILVACGPGNQGGDGLVAARHLKHFGYTPIVWYPKRKDASLFHGLVQQLHNLRVEFADTEHLPASALDDAHLVLDAIFGFSFHGEPREPFKSTLENLVQRTLPIVSVDIPSSWNVDDGPQTSALARSFMPDVLVSLTAPKRGSAFFTGGKHWLGGRFVDAALDAKYDLRLPPYPGTSQVVDITGAMPLD; via the coding sequence ATGCTGCTTCGGTACCTGGGCAGTagtgtggcgcagcagctggatcGGGACTTGATGTCCCCTTCTGGCGGCTTTAGCATCGATCAGCTGATGGAGCTCGCTGGCTTATCCTGTGCCGAGGCCGTGTACCGGAGCTACCCACCGCAGCCTGAtcgccagcgcatcctgGTGGCGTGTGGCCCAGGCAACCAGGGCGGCGATGGTCtggtggcggcgcgacACCTCAAGCACTTTGGATACACGCCCATCGTATGGTATCCGAAGCGCAAGGATGCCTCGCTCTTCCACgggctcgtgcagcagctgcacaaCCTGCGCGTCGAGTTTGCCGATACAGAGCACCTgccggcgtcggcgctggacgacgcacacctcgtgctggatgccaTCTTTGGCTTCTCGTTCCACGGCGAGCCTCGCGAGCCGTTCAAGTCGACGCTCGAGAACCTAGTGCAACGTACGCTGCCCATCGTGAGCGTCGACATTCCGTCGTCATGGAACGTGGACGACGGGCCGCAAACGTCCGCTTTAGCACGGTCGTTCATGCCGGACGTGCTCGTATCGCTCACGGCGCCCAAACGCGGCTCGGCATTCTTCACTGGCGGCAAGCACtggctcggcggccgcttCGTCGATGCGGCCCTCGATGCCAAGTACGACTTGCGCCTGCCTCCGTATCCAGGCACATCGCAGGTCGTGGACATTACCGGTGCCATGCCCCTTGACTAA
- a CDS encoding flavin-binding monooxygenase-like protein → MTCVCALLDAIRIYLYQLLQVLINVLFTPLPPSADAPKMGRVAVIGAGLTGLSSAAQLKSHGFDVTIFEERAREGGIWCDVNSTSNLQTSSIMYRFHPLVFYRSIYPCRDDILAQQRKVWNTYRLSENARFQTRVTKVDRNKAGRWIINGNASETFDGLVVTVGTCGKPNMIPLPNQKSFRGEILHSSQLDEHDFEGKRVVVIGGGASGVEAAETALERGAKKATILARKDHWIIPRQLLVDCFITLFPYGSRFLAWLVPEQLIRRLHYRELDEKMSPTTPLYSGTPVVNNDFLRLVRQGAADYQRGETTLLHHDGLEYNFRTRHQSKDERGETRFMSADMIVLATGFERPTIDFLPKDLFPPGYARPNMYLQCFPVTDASVVCTNATYVNGIGSVGHFHIGLYVRLLALFLHRPETRPSPAGMRKWVDSLRHSKRHCTGGPLEFFAYGELFMWFFLRMLSPVRLVYIFFVLFGFGEWTQNKQGQAQYRYTIMDFVPRLITLLHSVPLESPRFPRM, encoded by the coding sequence ATGACTTGTGTGTGTGCGTTGCTGGACGCCATCAGAATCTACCTGTATCAGCTCTTGCAGGTGCTCATCAATGTGCTCTTtacgccgctgccgccttCGGCAGACGCACCAAAAATGGGCCGTGTCGCTGTGATTGGCGCCGGCCTCACCGGCCTCTCATCGGCCGCGCAGCTCAAGAGTCACGGCTTTGACGTGACGATTTTTGAAGAGCGGGCCAGAGAGGGTGGTATTTGGTGCGACGTCAACTCGACAAGCAACCTGCAGACCAGTTCTATCATGTACCGCTTCCACCCGCTCGTCTTTTACCGCTCCATTTACCCCTGTCGTGACGACATtctcgctcagcagcgcaagGTCTGGAACACGTACCGCCTGAGCGAAAATGCACGGTTCCAAACGCGTGTCACCAAAGTCGATCGGAACAAGGCCGGTCGGTGGATCATCAATGGAAATGCGTCGGAGACGTTTGATGGCCTCGTTGTCACGGTCGGTACGTGCGGCAAGCCGAATATGATCCCACTACCGAATCAGAAATCGTTCCGCGGCGAGATTCTGCACTCATCtcagctcgacgagcacgatTTCGAGGGCAAGCGTGTGGTGGTCattggcggcggcgcgagtGGTGTCGAAGCGGCTGAGACGGCTCTGGAAAGAGGTGCGAAGAAGGCCACGATTCTTGCGCGCAAGGACCACTGGATCATTCCGCGCCAGCTTCTCGTGGATTGCTTCATTACGTTGTTCCCGTACGGCTCGCGATTCCTTGCGTGGCTCGTGCCCGAGCAGCTGATTCGCCGCCTGCACTACCGAGAACTGGACGAGAAGATGAGTCCTACTACGCCGCTGTATTCCGGTACGCCCGTCGTGAACAATGATTTCCTGCGCCTTGTGCGCCAGGGCGCGGCCGACTACCAGCGGGGCGAGACGACGTTGCTGCACCACGACGGCCTCGAGTACAACTTCCGTACGCGTCATCAGTCGAAGGACGAGCGGGGCGAGACTCGGTTCATGTCGGCGGACATGATTGTGCTGGCCACGGGCTTTGAGCGCCCGACGATCGACTTTTTGCCGAAGGACCTCTTCCCGCCCGGATACGCGCGCCCCAACATGTATTTGCAGTGCTTCCCTGTGACGGATGCGAGCGTTGTGTGCACGAATGCGACCTATGTGAACGGGATTGGATCCGTCGGACATTTCCACATTGGCCTCTACGTCCGCCTTCTCGCGCTATTTTTGCACCGACCGGAGACGCGGCCGAGCCCCGCGGGTATGCGCAAGTGGGTCGACTCGCTGCGACACTCCAAGCGACACTGCACGGGCGGTCCGCTCGAGTTCTTTGCGTACGGTGAGTTGTTCATGTGGTTCTtcctgcgcatgctgagcCCTGTGCGTCTGGTGTATATTTTCTTCGTCCTCTTTGGCTTTGGCGAGTGGACGCAGAACAAGCAGGGTCAGGCGCAGTACCGCTACACCATCATGGACTTTGTGCCCCGCCTTATCACCCTACTCCACAGCGTGCCTCTCGAGTCTCCCCGG